The stretch of DNA ACTGATTTAAACTAATCGATTCAGAGTATCTAGCAGTAAAGTTTGATCGAAATCACCTTTAGTCAGATAAGCATTAGCACCTGCTTGTGCGCCTCGGCGTTTATCCTCATCTTTAGCCAAAGTAGTCACTAAAATAATTGGTAACTCTCGATATTCTGGATACTGACGAATTCTTTCAGTTAGAGATAAACCATCCAAATTGGGCATTTCTACATCAGAAATAATCCCATCAAATTTGCCCTTTCTCAGTTTGTTAAAACCATCCAATCCATCTACCGCAGTTGTCACTTGATAACCTGCACTTTCAAGAATGCGTTTCATTTGAGTACGAATGACAATTGAATCTTCGACTAACAATAAAGATGGTTTTATCTGGATAGATTCTAGAAGTTGAGTCGTATTAATTTGACTACCTTTACTAATAGAGTGCGCTAAATCTTGAGCATTTAGCACCATGCAAACCTCTCCATGATCGAGAATGGTTGCTCCAGCAAAATTGCGTACTCGTTGAATTAATTTACTTTGAGGTTTCAGAATAATCTCTTGTTGCGTCAGGATTTCTTCAATCAGAATACCAATTAATTCTTTTCCCGATCGCACAATAATACAAGGAATATTTTTGTGGCTAATATTATTAACTGTAGCAAAGGCAGGAATATTTAAAGGAAGTTCTAAAATATCTGCTAACCAAGCTACTGGTACCGGACATTCATCGATTACAATAGTGCGATCGCCTGTTAAGGTAAAGATATCTTGTTGGGATAAAAGTAAAATTTTAGTAACAAATTCAATTGGTAAGGCGTAAGAATTTTGATTAACTTTGAGAATTAAGGCTTTTGTTGTCGCGATCGCACTACTTAATCTTAAACTAAATTGACAACCTTGATTGGGAGTGGAGGTTACTTCGATACTGCCTTTAAGTTTGTCGACATTAGCACGAACAACATCTAAACCAACACCTCTACCAGAAATATCAGTAATTTTAGTACGAGTTGAAAATCCCGACGCAAAAATAAGAGCTTGAATTTGTTCTCTACTCATTTGAGCTAATTCTGCTTCGGTGTGAATTCCTTTCCGTAAAGCTGTTTGTTTAATTTGTTCTAAATCTAATCCTCTGCCATCATCTTTGATTTCGACGATTACGCTACTACCGATTTGATAACCGCGAAGCTGAATGGTAGCTGTTGCTGGTTTTCCTTTACTTTGTCTTTCTGAAGGTGTTTCAATGCCATGATCGATCGCATTACGAATAATATGTAATAAGGGGTCTTTTAGTTCTTCCAAAATTCGTTTATCAACCAGAGTGTTACCACCTTCAATTGATAGTTGAATTTGTTTTTTCTGATCTTTACCTAAATCCCTAACTAAACGATGAAATAGGTTGAAGACATTTGATAGTGGTAAAAGTCTTAAGTTGCGAATTCCTTTTTCTAGTCGATTACTAACCAAATCCAAGTTAGTGCTATCTTCTTCGCTACGCTCTTGTAATTGATCGACTAAAGTTTCTAACTGCTCTAAACTTGTTTGAGTATGAGCCAAAAAATCATGAAAAGATTTGAGATATTCTGCGCTTAAACTTTGTTCGATTTTACGGAACAATAAACGATAATTGAGTTTATTTTGATTTAATTCTGAACAAATATCGCTAATTTGCTGAATATGGTTGACTTGATTATTAATTCTTTGTTTGGCTACGGTTAGCTCTCCCGCCTGTGCCATTAAAGCATCTAATTTTTCTGGTTCAACTCGAATGGTATCAATGATTTGATCGCTAGCTGGTTTGACATTACTAGTTTTTGATTCTGGAATTAAATTGGGATTGGTTGGCGTAACAGTAGAAGCAAAATCTCCCAATAAATCATCCTTAGACAACTTATTTGAATCTAACGTGGTGGGAGTTGAATCGGCAAACAAATCATCTGCTGGTGAAGATACTGTTTGAGAAGCAAGCTCTACCTCTGCTCCCATTAAGGCAGCTAAAACTTGAAAAGTATTGACATTGGCTTCTTCGCCTGTAATAGCTTGATGAACCAATTGTGAAATAGCATCTAAGGCTTGATAATAGCGATCGCAAGTTTGAGGATTAAAAGTCTCTTCTCCTCTTTTAATGGCAGCTAAACAATCTTCTAGTTGATGAATCAACATTTCGATCTCATTTAACCCCAACATCCGCGAATCACCTTTGAGGGTATGAGCTTCTCGCAATAATTCTTCTAATTTGACTTGATCTTGGGGATTTTGTTCGAGATGAAGTAAACCTTGTTCAAGCTTACCAATTCTTTCTGTGCTAGAAGCTTTATATAATTCTCTGAGTTCGTCGTCTTCGATTTTCATACTTTTTTTTAGATAACCTCAGTTTACTAACCAATGACAAATATCAAACCAACTCTTTAAGCTGTTGAGCAACCTCAGTCAGTTGTCGAGTACTAATCCTGACTTGACTAATGCCACTAGCAGTCTCTTTCGCACCCAAATCAATTTCCTTCATCGCACTCAGCATCTGTTGAATGGCTACTGCTTGTTGTTTAGCACTCAGAGAAATCTGTTGCGAATTAAGAAACACATTATTCACTGCATCAGCTACGCCTGCAAAAGTAGAAGCAGTTCCTTGAGCTAACTGTAAACCTTGGTTTACTGTTTTTGTTCCTTCATCAGTTACCATTACCGTACGATTAATCTCAGTTTGAATTTGATTAACCAAACCTTTGATCCTCTCGGCAGAAGTTTTACTACGTTCGGCAAGTTTACGAATTTCGGCAGCTACGACACTAAAACCTTGTCCTTGTTCGCCAGCATGAGCAGCTTCTACCGCAGCATTGAGAGCTAACATATTCGTTTGATTGGCAAGTTCGGCAACTAACTCAGAAATACCGCCAATTTGTCCAGTTTGCTCGCTCAGACTAATGATTTGTTGTGCGATCGCATTAACTTTGTCTTGAAGTAGATTCATGCCTGTCATGGTTTGTTGTACTACTTGAGTTCCTTGTTCAGCCAGATTAAGTGCTTGCCGTGCGCCATTGGCAGAGGATTCTGCTTGTTCGGCTGATTGACGCGAAGATGAACCCAATTCATCCATCGTGGTGGTAGTTTGACTAACTGAACTTGCTTGTTCGTTGACAGTGCGTTCTTGTTGTTCTACCGTTGAGGCTATTTGTGTTGATGATGATGCGATCGCAATTCCTGCATTTTTAATTGTTTGAATATATTTCTGCATCCTTGCTAAAACAAAAATCCAAGTACAAAGCAGAATAATTAAACTAATACTGACTATAACTACCACTGAAAATGCTTGCTGAGATTTGAGTTGAACATTTTGCTCTACATATTCTTTCAAAGCATTGCTTGTATCTTCTAAACCCTGAGCATAAATACCTTTTTGCTGCTCATACTCAAAACTAAACAGAATAGCTACTGCTTCTTTAGCTTTACCCTGATCAATCAATTTAAATGCTTGATCT from Stanieria cyanosphaera PCC 7437 encodes:
- a CDS encoding hybrid sensor histidine kinase/response regulator, encoding MKIEDDELRELYKASSTERIGKLEQGLLHLEQNPQDQVKLEELLREAHTLKGDSRMLGLNEIEMLIHQLEDCLAAIKRGEETFNPQTCDRYYQALDAISQLVHQAITGEEANVNTFQVLAALMGAEVELASQTVSSPADDLFADSTPTTLDSNKLSKDDLLGDFASTVTPTNPNLIPESKTSNVKPASDQIIDTIRVEPEKLDALMAQAGELTVAKQRINNQVNHIQQISDICSELNQNKLNYRLLFRKIEQSLSAEYLKSFHDFLAHTQTSLEQLETLVDQLQERSEEDSTNLDLVSNRLEKGIRNLRLLPLSNVFNLFHRLVRDLGKDQKKQIQLSIEGGNTLVDKRILEELKDPLLHIIRNAIDHGIETPSERQSKGKPATATIQLRGYQIGSSVIVEIKDDGRGLDLEQIKQTALRKGIHTEAELAQMSREQIQALIFASGFSTRTKITDISGRGVGLDVVRANVDKLKGSIEVTSTPNQGCQFSLRLSSAIATTKALILKVNQNSYALPIEFVTKILLLSQQDIFTLTGDRTIVIDECPVPVAWLADILELPLNIPAFATVNNISHKNIPCIIVRSGKELIGILIEEILTQQEIILKPQSKLIQRVRNFAGATILDHGEVCMVLNAQDLAHSISKGSQINTTQLLESIQIKPSLLLVEDSIVIRTQMKRILESAGYQVTTAVDGLDGFNKLRKGKFDGIISDVEMPNLDGLSLTERIRQYPEYRELPIILVTTLAKDEDKRRGAQAGANAYLTKGDFDQTLLLDTLNRLV
- a CDS encoding methyl-accepting chemotaxis protein — protein: MTQLLQKKQVNSPNQSSSGSVRYLKIFLIPMVFTIFIGGSVTWYIWDMYKTFQRIQTQDARILNLSNQITYLDEVLTSSARLAATTNNTRWEERYLNFVPQLDTAIAEAEQLLPKISKSEVLTKTDDANQKLIAMEDQAFKLIDQGKAKEAVAILFSFEYEQQKGIYAQGLEDTSNALKEYVEQNVQLKSQQAFSVVVIVSISLIILLCTWIFVLARMQKYIQTIKNAGIAIASSSTQIASTVEQQERTVNEQASSVSQTTTTMDELGSSSRQSAEQAESSANGARQALNLAEQGTQVVQQTMTGMNLLQDKVNAIAQQIISLSEQTGQIGGISELVAELANQTNMLALNAAVEAAHAGEQGQGFSVVAAEIRKLAERSKTSAERIKGLVNQIQTEINRTVMVTDEGTKTVNQGLQLAQGTASTFAGVADAVNNVFLNSQQISLSAKQQAVAIQQMLSAMKEIDLGAKETASGISQVRISTRQLTEVAQQLKELV